A DNA window from Deltaproteobacteria bacterium contains the following coding sequences:
- a CDS encoding Fmu (Sun) domain-containing protein → MSRNRSSSLPPARQEAWKGLALCLDNGLPAQAALDRVLGGLESVLDRALATELFYGLLRHKTRMEWTTAQYLDRPDRLPPLLRRILALGAFELLMLDHVPAYATVDWATGLGRTLFGARMGGLVNAVLRKVDRDRERLMSSRQCRELAGSEKNWLSIWHSCPEWMVDLWRRWYPDRVAALTMASCSQPPVGLRCDPTVAALASEADVVAKCRTGLAVRTLGPELTQALGDGLADRQSMAAQEALLALASESWPTPAWDACCGRGGKSFVLADLGLGPIWASDVHKGRVVSLAGHPDWRSGANRAWVGSALAPPLRSGRPGTVLLDVPCSGLGVCGRRPDIKWKRTPGDVSGLTALQRDMIRSARSVLS, encoded by the coding sequence ATGTCCAGGAATCGTTCGTCCTCTCTTCCTCCGGCCCGGCAAGAGGCCTGGAAGGGGCTGGCCCTGTGCCTCGACAACGGCCTTCCGGCCCAGGCGGCCCTAGATCGCGTCCTGGGCGGACTCGAGTCGGTCCTGGATCGGGCCCTGGCCACGGAGCTCTTCTATGGTCTTCTGCGACACAAGACGAGAATGGAGTGGACCACGGCCCAGTACCTGGACCGGCCGGACCGCCTGCCGCCCCTGCTTCGGAGGATACTGGCCCTGGGGGCCTTCGAGCTCTTGATGCTGGACCATGTCCCGGCCTACGCCACGGTGGACTGGGCCACGGGTCTGGGTCGGACCCTGTTCGGCGCCCGCATGGGTGGCTTGGTCAATGCGGTCCTTCGCAAGGTGGACCGGGACAGAGAGCGTCTCATGTCCTCACGTCAGTGCCGGGAACTGGCCGGGAGCGAGAAAAACTGGCTGTCCATTTGGCATTCCTGTCCGGAATGGATGGTGGACCTGTGGCGTCGGTGGTATCCGGACAGGGTTGCGGCCTTGACCATGGCTTCATGTTCACAGCCACCGGTGGGCCTGCGCTGTGATCCAACGGTTGCAGCCCTGGCCTCCGAGGCCGACGTGGTGGCCAAATGCCGGACCGGTCTGGCCGTGCGGACCCTCGGTCCCGAATTGACGCAGGCCCTGGGAGATGGCCTGGCCGACCGCCAAAGCATGGCCGCTCAGGAGGCCCTGTTGGCCCTGGCCTCGGAATCCTGGCCGACTCCGGCCTGGGACGCCTGCTGCGGCCGTGGGGGCAAGAGTTTTGTCCTGGCCGATCTCGGTTTGGGACCGATCTGGGCCAGTGACGTCCACAAGGGACGGGTCGTGAGTTTGGCCGGGCATCCGGACTGGAGGTCCGGGGCGAATCGGGCCTGGGTCGGATCGGCCCTGGCTCCGCCGCTCAGATCGGGTCGGCCGGGCACGGTTCTTCTGGACGTTCCCTGCTCGGGTCTTGGGGTCTGCGGTCGGCGGCCGGACATCAAGTGGAAGCGAACCCCCGGGGACGTTTCCGGGCTGACGGCCCTGCAGCGGGACATGATCCGATCGGCCCGGTCCGTACTGAGT